Proteins from one Thalassophryne amazonica chromosome 20, fThaAma1.1, whole genome shotgun sequence genomic window:
- the zgc:91910 gene encoding zinc finger protein 706 has product MARGHQKIQSQQKNAKKAAEKKKSQGADQKTAAKAALVHTCPVCRTQMPDPKTFKQHFESKHPKSPMPPELVDVQA; this is encoded by the exons ATGGCTCGTGGACACCAGAAaattcagtcccagcagaagaacgCCAAGAAGGCTGCAGAGAAAAAGAAATCTCAGGGTGCTGACCAGAAGACGGCAGCGAAGGCCGCACTGGTCCACACCTGCCCTGTCTGCAGG ACACAGATGCCCGACCCCAAAACCTTCAAGCAGCACTTTGAAAGCAAACACCCAAAGTCTCCAATGCCTCCCGAGCTGGTAGACGTTCAGGCGTAA